A window from Acidobacteriota bacterium encodes these proteins:
- the lolA gene encoding outer membrane lipoprotein chaperone LolA, translating to MRARLLPFLLAATALAPGPQVGPSADGLAAALQTKYAAVTDFSADFVHTYRGGLLKKEAVERGTVLIKKPGRMRWTYVSPERKVFVADGRRIYSYIPEDRQVIISDVPSADDATTPALFLTGKGHLTRDFVVSIPAVADPTPNTHTLKFTPRRQEAEYDWMILVVDRATLQIRTLITVDSQGGQSTFVFSNIRQNAGIPDSRFQFTVPRGVDVINRTP from the coding sequence GTGCGCGCCAGACTCCTCCCCTTCCTGCTCGCCGCGACGGCGCTGGCCCCGGGGCCACAGGTCGGACCATCGGCCGACGGACTCGCCGCGGCGTTGCAGACCAAATACGCCGCGGTGACGGACTTCTCGGCGGACTTCGTCCACACCTACCGCGGGGGCCTGCTGAAGAAGGAGGCGGTCGAACGTGGGACGGTGCTTATCAAGAAGCCCGGCCGCATGCGCTGGACGTATGTCAGTCCCGAACGCAAGGTGTTCGTGGCTGATGGGCGCCGCATCTACTCGTACATTCCCGAGGACCGGCAGGTCATCATCAGCGACGTTCCATCGGCGGATGATGCGACGACGCCGGCGCTCTTCCTTACCGGCAAAGGACACTTGACACGCGATTTCGTGGTCTCGATTCCCGCTGTCGCCGACCCGACGCCCAACACGCACACGCTGAAGTTCACGCCACGGCGACAGGAGGCGGAGTACGACTGGATGATCCTCGTGGTCGATCGAGCCACGCTTCAGATCCGGACGCTGATCACCGTCGACTCGCAGGGCGGTCAGTCGACGTTCGTCTTTTCGAACATCCGTCAGAACGCCGGGATTCCCGACTCGCGGTTCCAGTTCACCGTCCCACGCGGCGTCGACGTCATCAACCGGACTCCCTGA
- a CDS encoding rhodanese-like domain-containing protein yields MAVQRIAKEELKQEIEAADESARPLLVDARLKYPFEHSTVRLPGAVRFAPSGDRPPALPNNRSLVVYDSDPGEVTAVSVAAILIKAGHRVRVLTGGLAEWTGANLPTESKAAIRPAPPPAPTRAPAAPPAPAAKS; encoded by the coding sequence ATGGCTGTACAGAGAATTGCGAAGGAAGAACTCAAACAGGAAATCGAAGCGGCCGACGAGTCGGCCCGGCCCCTGCTGGTCGACGCGCGCCTGAAGTACCCGTTCGAGCACAGCACGGTGCGGCTGCCTGGCGCGGTTCGGTTCGCGCCTTCCGGCGACCGGCCGCCTGCGCTGCCGAACAATCGGAGTCTGGTGGTGTACGATTCCGACCCCGGCGAGGTCACGGCTGTCAGCGTCGCGGCGATCCTCATCAAAGCGGGGCATCGGGTCCGCGTGCTGACAGGCGGACTGGCCGAGTGGACGGGAGCCAATCTCCCGACGGAGTCGAAAGCGGCCATCCGTCCGGCACCGCCACCCGCGCCGACTCGTGCGCCAGCGGCTCCACCCGCCCCGGCGGCGAAGTCATAG
- the murB gene encoding UDP-N-acetylmuramate dehydrogenase: MTISLDRLRVATGADRVRANVMLAALTSFGIGGPADYLFDAQTTEELLLAVTIAREDGVPVTLVGGGSNILVADRGIRGLVIRVRTARIERVGDGRVSADAGVTSNGLVRWTIARGLGGLESWAGLPGTIGGAIWGNAHYAGRVISESVCSVSVLGLGGSVTDVAPGDMMFGYGTSRLQTSGEILLGAAVRVVPDRDPSALRTAARQSLLHRKQTQPLHMRSAGCVFQNPDPARDDIPGEMPWSAGALIDRAGLKGRTVGGACVSPVHANFIVNQRGATAADVRQLIEMCRRAVFARFGVQLREEIRYLGDFQ; this comes from the coding sequence ATGACCATAAGCCTCGATCGATTGCGCGTAGCGACAGGTGCCGACCGGGTGCGTGCCAACGTCATGCTCGCGGCGCTGACCAGCTTCGGCATCGGCGGGCCGGCAGATTATCTGTTCGACGCGCAGACGACAGAGGAACTCCTGTTGGCCGTGACGATCGCTCGCGAAGACGGGGTGCCCGTGACGCTGGTCGGGGGCGGCTCGAATATCCTGGTTGCCGACCGGGGAATTCGAGGACTGGTCATTCGCGTAAGGACTGCGCGAATCGAACGGGTTGGAGACGGCCGCGTGTCGGCCGATGCCGGCGTGACGAGCAATGGCTTGGTCAGATGGACGATCGCCCGCGGCCTCGGCGGCCTCGAGTCGTGGGCCGGCCTGCCCGGCACGATCGGGGGCGCCATCTGGGGAAATGCCCACTATGCGGGCCGCGTGATCAGCGAATCGGTGTGCTCGGTGTCGGTGCTGGGACTCGGTGGGTCGGTGACGGATGTGGCACCGGGCGACATGATGTTCGGGTACGGCACCAGTCGCCTTCAGACCTCCGGCGAGATTCTGCTCGGAGCTGCGGTTCGCGTTGTGCCCGACCGCGATCCGTCCGCTCTTCGCACGGCGGCCCGGCAGTCACTCCTGCACCGGAAGCAGACGCAGCCGCTCCACATGAGGAGCGCCGGATGCGTGTTCCAGAACCCGGATCCGGCGCGCGACGACATTCCCGGAGAGATGCCGTGGTCGGCTGGAGCCCTGATCGATCGAGCGGGACTCAAGGGCAGGACGGTTGGCGGCGCCTGCGTCTCTCCAGTGCACGCGAACTTCATCGTCAATCAACGTGGAGCGACTGCCGCCGATGTTCGGCAGCTAATCGAGATGTGCCGCCGCGCCGTCTTTGCGCGGTTCGGCGTCCAACTGCGGGAAGAGATTCGGTATCTGGGCGATTTTCAGTGA